The genomic interval AAAAACTCAAGTTCTCCTCACTTATTCTTTCATTTGTTCCAAAGTGCCCTCCTCCCTCTGCTTTCTCCGGACTTTCCAGCTCAGATCCGCCTCTATTCCCGGCGGAGGATGGAGCGGTAGAGCCGGGCTCGGATCCTGCCCAGTGCCTACCCCACCCCCGGCAGCAGCTGGAGAGATGCCCGGGTCAGGATGTGCTCCAGCCGCAAGATCCTTTGGAGCCTGCTCCTGCTGTCCGTGGTGGAGGTGGGCGTGGGAGTGGCGAGCATCGTGCTGGGAGCAGTGGGCATCAGCTGGGTCCGGGCCGAGCACAAGCCCCAGCAGGGCGACGCTTCTCCGGTGTGGAGCGGGCTCTGTGTACGACCCCTGTCCTTTACTTTGACCTCCTGTTGGTTTCAGCCATAGGGCAACTTTTAGTGAATACTTTACTCTATTGAAAGGAATAGTGGCATTACAGTACATCTCTTTAACAATGACTTAAAACTGCATGCAAACTTTACACGGGTAGTTTAGCATCTATTTTAAGTTCCAATATGTGACATGTGACAGCTTTCTAACTTATTTCTGGCTGTTCATTCCATATTAGCCCATAACAAAACTCTAAAAAGTGATCCTTACTGTATAtcgatttgtttgtttatttatttaacctgtccatctattatttatttaggtatttatgtatttgttttatcaaaatcagaatcagaatcagaattcctttatttatcccaggggaaaATTGCTTTTGTTGCAGCCacttaagcaaaaaaaaaaatcacaaataaaagaataaaacgttagacaaagatgaaagaaagaatatacgttaaataagtgtgtaataaagtaaaagactgttaaaaataaagatcagatacacacacattacagtagtaaaagataaagtaataaagataatactaataataataataatacaaatacaaattgtatacaaatatgatacagatatttacaaaaataatacaaatatacaaatatgatagagatatttacaatcaagctgtgaggttacaatttaatttacaattttgaaaacaaatatacatagttgtccaaaaaaaacccaaaacaaaaaaacaaatagaaaaacactgttACAAATGCCACAAGaaattccaattttttaaaaacaaatttacataattAGCTTAAAAAAGATGTCAtaaagcaaaacacttttacaaacacTGAAACAGATTTACAATGGCGCATTGTAAGTGTAAAAGTGTTTCCGTAtttcttcatttgttttgaccttttgtaaaagtgttgcagtAACTTGCAAATGTGTTTTCgccatttgttcatttgttatgGTTTGTAAATTAGTTCTGCACTTCTCAGCCGCCGTACATTATTCATCTATTTATTCACCTTCTTACAGTGACTGTTTGCGTGCACTGTATATCACAATTTGACTTCAAGCCTTTTCAAGCAAAAGCGTCATTAATAACATCGTTATAAAACAAAAGCGTCACATGTTCGAAGCATTTCATAAGAAAACAAGTGACAAATTTGATGAACTCAGGGGAGGCTTTTatcttcaaagtaaaaaaaaaaatgtttaaaaataacagcaaactAAAAGATTTAAGTTTGACTACTTGTATTGATGACTTTAAAACCGTTGTATCTGCAGCTCTCGTGTGTCCCTGGTCTGCAGCAGTCAGTCATTATTGAACTAATGTGATAATAGGAAAATAGTCATTATTGACCAAAGGCCTAATAGACCAGTTTGTGTAGCTATATATGCGTAATAAAGACTGATTGAGATGGAGAGGAGTCACTAATTAGCTTTTTGGTTCAGCTGAACTGTTTTGTCTATATTTCTTGTGgacaaatagatagatagatagatagatagatagatagatagatagatagaatatGTTTGATGCCAAACACCAACAGTTAATTAACCTGCTGGGCTGGAGCCAGTGATCAGTTTAGTCTATGCTTGAATTGCTGCTCAGTGCATGAATGAAGTTCAGAGCTTTCCTGTCCTACCTCCTGCATGCATCTCTTCCTGTTACAGTTTTTTATATCCTAAATGTCACTGCTAAATAATGCAGCTGTTCTACTGTGAGCCAATGAAAACACAGCACAATGTCAAATAACTTTTGATATTGTGttaaatgacattattttgGTATTAAACGTTCACAGGAGCATGGATTATTGATTACAATATATTGATATACAGTGCGGACAgcgctttttcatttttaaagtgcTGAAGATGATGAGATGCAAATTTATTCAGTCTTGGTTTATGTCCTCAGTGACTAATCACACTTTAATATACGTAAGGTGTTGCGGATGACTGTTGTGTGATTAAAAGTTGAATTGCTGTCTGATTATTGATGGTTTAAGGACTATGTAGCAAATGATACTAGATCAACAGAGCAAATTTAGTTTCTACTCATTTATTCTCTGATCATTCTAAACCATTTCAAATATTGTCGTTATGAACCTAAAACATCCATTTCAATATAGAGTCATATAGTAAgtatattgatatattatttatgctgtttggtatagtaataagtgAAAAAACACTTGCTCTGCAGTTAAATTTGAGGGGGTAAAACAAAACCCACCCTACCATATTGCTCTTATAATTAGCgtggtttgttttttacagcTGTCAGCTGAACACAATGTACAGGTAGACGATAGAATAAAAGCGAGAGCTTGGGAAGAAATTTAATGAGTGAATGTGGCTCTATAAGAAACAGGGAAATGGACTAAAAGTAAGGCGCCCGCACTGGAATCGACAGGATGACTGCTGCACACAGAATCGTGTTTCAATAAAACTGTGCAGTCAGCTGCGCACTGAGCTGTCCCTCTCTGCCAGCATTCATGCTGTTCAAGTTCACTCCACATTACTGACACCCACTACAGTGTGGCTCCCTGCATGAAGCCTGGCATGACACTCTATTTATAGAGGGAGAAAATGACATCTGAAAGAGCAAGAGCTCCATTTCCTTTTGTCAACATGCTGAATAGAGAGTCTAGAAGTATGATTCTTATTCAAACATATGGAGAACTTATTTTAATTACTGTATATGCCAAACCTATAGCTGTCACTTTCTTCATTTGATGTTTTGCTCTTTCCCCAGTTTCTGGTCTGTGGGATGTGTGGCGTACTGTGTGCTCGAAAGAGGACAGGTCTTATTGTGAGTATGCATGACATCTTTTAGAGTATACACTTGTGATTGGTTATTATGAACCTAATCATTACTTTTTGtcgtaaaaacaaaaaaaaaaacctcaaatacccAGAATTGGAACCCCTGATTAACTTGCTTGTTTTCATCCAGACAGTGTGTAAACAGGACATTTGTCACAGGCTGTGGAACAGTGATTAGCAATGCTGCCTCACAGCGCACAGTGTTTGGGGTTCACACACAGGTTGCAGCTTATCATTCGCCGTGTATGACTTTTCTTATGTTTGTCTCTAAATGTTAACTTGAGATGGACTGGCATCTTGGTTTAGGTGTACCAGGCCTTGATAGGATCCTGTATCCAGGAAGATATCAAAGCACACTGGAAACACtggttttaaaaaatacaagcaatagaaacaaaatatttaataaggGGACCCCAAAATGTTTTAGTCCTTATAGGGATAGAAACACTGTGCCTCAGACTGTTGGGGGGTCATGACAGGTTTGCAGCTGAATGAATGAACAGGAAGTTGTTATGGGTGTAATTCCAGTTTTAAAAcaacactatatatatacatatatatatatatatatatatatatataagtaataataataacaataggcTGAAAAGGCTGCTATggccatttatttacaaaaaaaatgttctttctcTTCTAActacatgttttaatttatttttccaccTAAACTCATTTAATGGAGAATTCCATCAAAGTCTGATGCATAGGATATTCAAGATGAAAAGCattgtttttcatgtctttAGTCGTATTATGTGGCACAGAGTGATTGTAAAATATCAACCCtgcaaaacattgaaaaatcAAGACCACAGCATAGATTTGAGTAAAAAACCTCTTTGCCACCAAGCAAAGCAAACAGATCACCCCACAATTTAAAAATTgcattatttacttatttaattcacaggcttaataataataacaacaataggGAGGGAGGGTGTAGGCCTGCCAACCCTGACGATATTGGGTGTCAGATGAAAAGGTTTTCATGGACAGATGTGTTAGAATGTGTTGAAGTTTCTGactgggggaggggggaggggtcCTCCCAGCAGGTGGATACTATGCAGTCTCAAGGGGTGTGTGAGGTAAAGGAGACAGGCAGCCAGCTTTACTTTCCCTCCTTTTGGTCTTTTTCACTGTGTCTCTCTGGCTTTGTGTTTCTCACTGACTGTCCCTGATAGATCAATGCCAGGGGCCATTGGCTGTAACGGAGCCGTCTCCCAACCTTTCCCTCTCTCTGTCTCACTCTGTTTACCGCTCCCTCTGTATCTCTTTCTCCTCTCACTTTTCCCCACTCCTCATCACTCTTCCTCATCACTCTTCCATATCTCTCTACCTCCTCCATCCTCCCAGTCATGCCGACGCTCTGACTCTCTACATCTCCCTCGCCCCATATGCTTGTATTGCCCCTTCTTTGGTGCCTGCCTGTGGGGTGATGATTGCATTAGGGTGGTTTGACTCAGAACCCCTGCCAGCTTCTTTCCACACTTCACAGTGTAATGACTGAAATCAGAGAAGCCCTTTTCCACTCGGGTAAAGGCACTAACAGCATCTGAACTGGGAGGAATGAAAGAGAGTCTCAACTCCaaatataacacacaaaaacacagtgatCCATCAGGAAGAATGGGATCAATTGTGATGGTTATTCTGATAGTAAAGTAACGGAGTGATTATCTTTTTTACTCCTATCCGTTAGAATAACTGGATCTAAGTTAATGATAAATAAGTGGTTCGTAAATCCTAAAAGAGAAAGATCCATCAAGGATATGGCTCAAGGCAGAAGGATGCAAACTTATTTACCTGTAATATTTCTGAAAAAGAGCCACTCTGCTTTGATCCAATTTTCTAATGGGAAATTAGATTTATTTGGACTGATGTGCATCCCATCACAACCAGAGAATGATGGAGATGGAGGCTCTGTAACAGTTAGTGCATCCCCTAACCCACATCGACTTTTCTATTTCTGtcaagtgtttgtttgttgaatCTCAATTCTACTTATTTCATTAACACGAGCCCTCCTGATTCTCTCATTTTTAACGTTTTAGATGATACTTTTCTCAGCGTGCTGCATCTGCGGTCTGATTGGTGGGATACTCAACTTTCAGTTCGTTCGGGCTCTCAACAAACGACCCAACTCGATGCACTCCATCCATCTTGCTGCCATGACACTGGCTTGCTTTGGTAGATAAACACTCCTGCAACATAACGCTAATGCTGCCTAATGTCTGAAATGTAACATTCTTTCAAAATCAGTATAGGAGATTTACTGAAACCCAATAATATGTTAAACTCTAATTCCTATGTAAATATCGCACACAAGGTAtattaattaaatgtatttagatttaaagcTAATGGAAAAGTTTTTAAATAAGGACAATAGTGTAAGCTTCATGAATCAATAAACTGAAGatcatttgtttgaaaaatgatATATGCcacattccatgtcatttcaacaaatggcccatggactttggtctcaaaaaattggagattttacaaattgttccgtgattattcaataagcATACAgtagatttttagtttgattggatgaatactttttgcgatatggccaatttaaagagtggggtatgtgtcgattttcgtgcatccttatttttcttccattttcactttccaatatctcaggaactgcaccacatagaaaactgaaatttagtaaactaatacagctccacctactctcttagaatatacaaaatatctgctatacatcctttctggtggacatgccagtccctcaaatttggaaaaaggTTTGTTGGGGTTTCAGaatatgtttgggccttcagtaaacaactttacatatgcctcagctccctgtaattttatcagctttgagctacatAGACTGATATACATTGAACTAATGCATTTGTTCTTGGGTGAACAAATGCATTGGATCTttagcagggaggcccagacttcccttctctccagcatgtcctgggtcttcctcaaGGTCTCCTTCTGAAGGAACGTGTCCTGAATGTCTCACTAGGGGGCATCACCTCATCTAGCTCTTCttaatgcggaggagcagcgactctactctgagcccctcccggatgactgagcttctcaccctatctctaagggacagcccagccaccctacagaggaaactcatttcggttGCTTGTACCCgcaatcttgttctttcggtcatgagctttgggtcataggtgagggtaggaacgtagattgaCCAGTAAATCGAGAGTTTCGCcctttggctcagctccctttgactcataactgcatgtgggaatgaaaggaaaaaaatcagATCTCTGTTTTATAGTATaaggttactctttcttggaccccaatttttgtggttatttCACCTCTCGCAAAagttgaaaatcctttacatgaggtaaTTGTAGTTTGCCTCTGTTTTATCATAAttcattgtttattagtttatcactagtaacatttattttaaaaaaacacaatatttattatgaacaaatttgtgttttttctaattCATACTTTGTGATTTATATAGCTTCTCGTGATGGAAGCATATGGTagtattttgaaggaaaaacaccccccaaaaaagataaaagtacaaaatgtaatgcacaaaacttttttgaaaatgtcaataataaagtgtttacagtggagataaaaacaaactttcgagtgtCAACTTTAGCCTTTtgcatatatattttgttgagaaaatgatcttcaatttattgatctttgaagcctactttatgtcttttttttgatacaatttttgtctccagcagctttaaaattgTATGGATGCAACAtaatcaatgtgtttttttttctgattccaAATATTCCTTATTTGTTCCTGCCATGTGGTTTTGCTGAATTTTTCAGGGATCTCTTCTTGTACCTTATCCACGTGGCTGACCTGTCGCCTGGCCAGCTCTGAGCAGCAGAGGATGTTCCTGGAGAGGGAACACTCCCTGCACCATTCGCATGAGATGACAGAGAAGGTAGGACAGCACGATAGCAGAATGCTGAAAACTGCGGAGTGAGTTTGTCATTGTGTGTCTAATAAACTGCTGCTGCTTTAATGGTAACTACGTGTGTTCTTCTTAGGAGGTCCTGGACAACTCCAGTAACGGCATTCCTCAAATATCCTACAATGGACACAATGCAGCCTCTCCATGATGATTTCTCACCACAGGGGACTTTGATACATTTAAATGGAATATATTCTTCTTAGCAATCaaagctcatatatatatacacacttttcctgctgctttttataaaaacaaagccTGGTTTATAGCCTTGGGTCTGAAGTATCTTCTGCTGGGGTATTAAGAAGGACATATTATGCATGCAAAGGTTAGGGGACGTTCTGCTCTGCTAGAACCAAAGGCAAAGGGGTGAACGGCTGTGTGGACGTCTATCAGGCGACAAAACCAAATGGGCGGATTTGCATTGAAACGCAATCCTGATACTAACAAGCACAACCCCGGCATGAAGCTAATACTCTTCCTTTGAGGAGTGACTAACTGTATTCTCATTGTCACTGTTGTCATGTTGGTTTATGGCATGCAGACATTGGGAAACCCCTCAGTGAACTGTATCTGATGCTTTTACATGGAAACGCAGTGATGTTCAGTGTTCTTACTGTATATCAATGCTTGTATATCCTGTAACTCAAATGGAACTTATTTTTATATTGCTTCTCATATAAAGTGACTTCGATTAAAATATGACTGTGCTGCTGAGTTTGGATCATTACAGAAATTTACTTGAGATGAGATCGAAAGATTGGTTCAGGGCAAGGGAAAGGAATTCATCTGGGAACAGCGTCAAGCTCCTTCCTGTTTGCAGTAGTGATGGACAGATCATGTCAGGACACGTGAACAACGGTGTGGGAGGAGAGAAATAAGCATCAGCAGAGGATTTCACAgaatgagagagagaggcagGGGGATGTTGAGGATAAAAGGAGGATGCAGACGATAGAAGCAGATGAACTGCTGCGTTAAATCCTGGTGGGATATGGCAAATTAAACCAAGGAAATACCATAACTCAAGTATACAATGCATAAATGGCAGATCAATATGGTTTCTGATTACAGATGTGAAATGATGAATGTTTAAAGCTTTTAGATGGGTTAAAGCTAGAGATCGGCGATATTATCGGCCATAAAATGTGATACCAGTTGACATCGGTATTGGTTTTTCCAGCATGTGATGTTGTTTGTgacaacatattaaaaatgaatgggGCACATTTTTCCATTACTGAAGATGATTAAGTATTCTTGCTTTGCACAGATGATCTTTATTTGTAGAACACATCCACAGTGGGGTATCACAATAAAAGTGCAGGGGGtttaacctgttatttccatTGAGATATATAATCTTTGGCCTAAAATTAGGTTGGCGTGGAGGAGATCTGTGTATATACAGTCATGGACGAAAGTATTGGCACCCCTGGAATTTTTACCCTTACTTACACCATTTGTCCCAGAATCAGTtgcaattacaaatgtttttggtataacattttccattttaatttttgaaaaattacatttttcttttgcgTCCTCGTCCAGGGATATCAGCTACAGTTCCATGGGTTTTATACTTCTTGATGAAATTAAAGATCTGTGAAGATGGTCTTGTAACCATGGATGGTGATACATTGTAACTGGCTACAGGTGTGATTtctatttttcaattttaaacgAGCATcacatgcttgaaataaaattatttctcCACAGTTTTAAAAGGGTGCCAACAATTTTGtccaaatcattttttattttgtgtaaaatcaTGTCAATTTTggctttttattctgttttttttttgtgttttttcaatgcacattaagaaaataaacatgtataccaaaaaaaaaaaaaaattgtgattgcAACTATTTCTGGGAGAAATGGTGTAAGTTGTGGAAAAATTCCAAGGGTGCCAATACTTTCGTCCATGACTGTATGGGTATCTGTAAATATCGGACAATAGGGGCATATCTGAAATTGACAAAAGCTAATATGGAATATCCCTAGTCAAAATGAGTACAtcaaaacaatgtatttaattatttccTAATTAATCCCTTTGGATTTCCTTTTAAATCCCAATCCTACACAATGATAACCTGTCAACTCCATCTTTGCAGGAAGCTGTTGGAGTCCAGTGGGTTACACCTTTATCATTAAGCAAACTGATGGTGTAAACCAAAGGTACCAATGTGCTTAACAAagcaggaggagaaaaaaaatacaattaaaactaaaatcatataaacatatataaatgAGTACCTCTACTGAAGAGGTTCAACATGCTCTGACAACGCTATGCTGGTTCAATAGCTCATTATG from Gouania willdenowi chromosome 11, fGouWil2.1, whole genome shotgun sequence carries:
- the tmem196 gene encoding transmembrane protein 196 isoform X1 — protein: MCSSRKILWSLLLLSVVEVGVGVASIVLGAVGISWVRAEHKPQQGDASPVWSGLCFLVCGMCGVLCARKRTGLIMILFSACCICGLIGGILNFQFVRALNKRPNSMHSIHLAAMTLACFGISSCTLSTWLTCRLASSEQQRMFLEREHSLHHSHEMTEKEVLDNSSNGIPQISYNGHNAASP
- the tmem196 gene encoding transmembrane protein 196 isoform X3; amino-acid sequence: MCGVLCARKRTGLIMILFSACCICGLIGGILNFQFVRALNKRPNSMHSIHLAAMTLACFGISSCTLSTWLTCRLASSEQQRMFLEREHSLHHSHEMTEKEVLDNSSNGIPQISYNGHNAASP
- the tmem196 gene encoding transmembrane protein 196 isoform X2, with the protein product MCSSRKILWSLLLLSVVEFLVCGMCGVLCARKRTGLIMILFSACCICGLIGGILNFQFVRALNKRPNSMHSIHLAAMTLACFGISSCTLSTWLTCRLASSEQQRMFLEREHSLHHSHEMTEKEVLDNSSNGIPQISYNGHNAASP